The window GGAGGCTCGATCGGCTCGGAAATCTGCGAGCGTATGGTGACGTTCGGCGCGGCGCGGCTGCTGATCATCGAGCATGCCGAGCCGGCGCTGCATGCCGTGGTGGAGCAGCTGTCGGCGCGGGGATCGGCGGCGGTGATCGAAGGTCGCATCGCCGACATTCGTGACCGCGACCGCATCATGCGGCTGATGCACGAGTTCAAGCCCAGCATCGTGTTCCATGCCGCCGCGCTCAAGCACGTGCCGATCCTGGAGCGGGACTGGGCGGAGGGCGTCAAGACCAACATCTTCGGCTCGGTCAATGTGGCCGATGCGGCGCTCGCCTCCGGTGCCGAGGCCATGGTGATGATCTCGACCGACAAGGCGATCGAGCCGGTGTCGATGCTCGGGCTGACCAAGCGCTTCGCCGAGATGTATTGCCAGGCGCTCGATCGCTATCTGGCCAGCAAGGGCAACGGCAAACCGCCGATGCGGCTCATTTCCGTGCGGTTCGGCAACGTGCTGGCCTCGAACGGATCGGTGGTGCCGAAGTTCAAGGCGCAGATCGAGGCCGGCGGGCCGGTGACCGTCACTCATCCCGACATGGTGCGCTACTTCATGACCATCCGCGAGGCCTGCGATCTCGTGGTCACCGCGGCCACCCATGCGCTGCAGCCGCAGCGGCCGGACGTCTCGGTCTACGTGCTGAACATGGGGCAGCCGGTGAAGATCGTCGATCTCGCCGAGCGGATGATCCGCCTGTCCGGACTGCAGGTCGGTTACGACATCGAGATCGTATTCACCGGCATTCGCCCCGGCGAGCGGATGAACGAAATCCTGTTTGCGCATGAGGAGCCGACCACCGATATCGGCATTGCCGGCATCGTCGCCGCCCGCCCCAACGAACCGCCGTTGGACACCCTGCGCGGCTGGTTGCTGTCGCTGGAGAAGGCAGTGGCCACGGAAGACCGCAGCGTGATCGAGGTGGTGCTGAAGGATGCGGTGCCGGAGTTCAAGGCGGGCGCGGCCTGAACCTCGGCATGGAGTTTTCGAACCGCCAATCCAGTTGACGAGTTGCATTTAGTAGACCAAGTGCCGCCCTTCTCGATCGACGGGAGCAGATGCTTTTGCGCTTCCTGAGACTCCGAAATACCCAGCTCAACATCCGCGCGGGACGCGCCGTGGGCCAAAGTATCAGTCCATCCTTGGAGCCCGGCCGGGTCAGCATGCCTGCCGTGTGCGTTGAAGTAGAGGATATCGACGAATTGAGCGTTGCTCATTCCAGTATGCGTACTCTTGTATTCGGCCGAATTCAGAAACCCTCGAGCGGTGCCCTTGAACGAAAATGAACCGTTGTTGGCAAGTCCGGTCCACCCGGCAGGACCTGCGGCGTTCGGGGCGCGCGCCAATAGCCCGTAGTAAAGGCGGCCCATGTTCGATGCCTTCTCCACGCTTTGTGCGAAGCCGATTGCAACATCCGCCCGAGACATTCCATGATTCAATGCGTTGACCCAACCCTCTCCGGTTGGTTCCGAATGTCGATGCAATACGGTTTAATACAACTGCTCAACAAAAGCGGCGTTGTCCGATGCGTTGATATGAGATTGGGCTTCCGGAGAGCCAAAATGCGGCGGTAACGTCATGTAAGGACGTTCCGTGCTCGATGGCCGAAACCCAACCCTCAAACCCGAGAGGGTCGGGAGTTCGATCCAAAATCGCGTCATAGAGCGCGTAGACCGCGCCACCGGGGCTTTTGACATCGTGAACGGTCGTGCCGAACAGGTCCTCTGTGGTGCCGTACAGGCCTGAATTCCGTGAATATCGGACTGCGTCAGGTCTGTAACGTCAGGATCCAGCACCGCATTCATGATGGCCGGCGTCGGCAAACAGGCTTGTGCCGCTGCTGACGATCTGGTTGCCGGATGCCTGCCTGCCCTCGCTGCTTTCCAGGGTGACGGTTGTCGATTGGAATACGCCCTGAGAAGATTTCCCTCGCTTCACCGAGCGTGTTGTCGGTGCCGTCGATTCCTTCAAGCGCAAATACGATATTTGTGGTTGCCGCCGAGGCCGCTTGCCTGATCTGAATGTTTGCGTATGTGGACTAATCGGCGAAAGCTGCGGAAAAATGGGATGCGAAGCTTGCGGGGATGGCGCCGTCGGTCGCCCAGGTAACAGTGCCTCCGCCAGTTCCGATTAATGGGGGAGCCCCACTTCGCACCTTCGAGGACATAGTCAGCCATGTCGTTTGATGTCTCTCCTTTTATCTTCACGATAATACTTGCCACAATTCTAATGCACCCAAAGAGCCCAAAATAAAGCTGGCAATAATTAAAGAGGATGGCTTCGTGTTTATTTTGATTGTTTGGATTAAGAATTAAATATCGCTATCGATCTCGCCGGAGGCATGATCGGCCTCTCCGGACTGCAGCCGGACTATGACATCGATATCGTGTTCACCGGCGCGCCCCTTCTGCTCACGTTGTAAAAGCCATGGGTGACCGTAATGGCCGCGGTGATCTGCTACGCGTGGGGGCTCAATCTAGACCAGAAGCCAGGATTGCTCGATGTGAGACAGATGATGATTAAGTGCTTCGGCGGACTCCGCGATGCCTATCGCGACATCCGCGTGCGAGGTGCCGTTGGCAAGCGCGTTGACCCAGCCTTGCAGGCCGGCACTGTCCGCGTGGCGGCCGAGCGCGTTGACATAAAGGCTATCGACGAACTGCGCGTCTGACATTCCCGCGTGCGAACTGTTGTATTCGGTCGAGTTCAGGAATGCCTGAGCGATGCTGGTTAGCGAAGCGCCATCTTTGATCACATTGGTCCAGCCAGCAAGGCCGGCCGCGTCCGGCGCGCGCCCGAGCAATCCGTAGTAGAGGCGGGCAACGTTTGAGGCATCGAGATCGGGCGCGAAGACCCCGGCGTTCAAGCTGGCCTGCATGCCGCTGACATTCTCGGTGCTGAGCGCGAAAGCTATCGCGATATCGGCTCGTGACATGCCCTGATTGAGTGCGTTGGTCCATCCTTGCAGCCCGGCGGCTTCGGGCTGGCGATGCAGTGCGGTCTGATAAAGCTGTTCCACAAACGTGGCGTTGTCCGCTGCGCCGAGATGCAGCTGTGCTTCCGGCGAGGCGAGAATTCTCGCGGCTACTTCGTGCAGTGATGTGCCGTGTTCCAACAATGAAACCCAGCCCTCGAAACCCAACGGGTCCGGTGTTCGCCCCAGGATAGCGTCATAGAGGGCATAGATTTCACCGCCCGGGCCTTGGACATCGTGTACAGTCGCTCCAAACAGATTTTGAGGTGGGGCGCTGCCATAAAGCGCTTGAACTCCGTCGATGTCCGATTGCGCGAGGTCGGTCACGCTCGTGTTCAGGTAGGCATTCATGATCGCGGGCGTGGCGTTGTAGTGGTCAAGGCCAATGGCGTGCCCGATTTCGTGCAGGGCGACCTGGAATAAATTCACGGCACTGTTGCTGATGATCTGGCTGCCGGACAGGTGCCAACCTTCCCCGGTGTCAAATTCGATGGCAGCGGAAATGAACTTGCTTCCCGAGTAGTAGAAGCTGGTTTCTCCAAGAATCTGGTTGAGGCCGTCAATCGCGCTCATCGTAAAATCGATTTGCGAAACAGCAGTCGACGCCACCTCCTGGAATTCGATGTTGGCGTAATGTGACCAGTCTGCAAAGGCGGCGCTGAGTTCGGCCAGGAAGCTGGCCGGGACTGTCGCATCGACCGCCCAGGTCACAATACCTCCAGCCGTACCGAAGCTGGCCGTGCCCCATTTCGGACCTTCCAGAACGTAGTCGACCATTTTGAGCTCCGTCGATTGGGCATCTTCAGATTAGAAGCTTAATGAGTTTCAAACAATCGGCGATGACGTTACTTCGGAGTGCGCAAAGGTTTTGTGAGGCGATATCCTTTGATTCGTGAAAATCGCCTCAGTACGATGGCCACGGCGATGGCTCCTGTTACGCACAGCAGGAGATCAATTTCGAACGAAGTCAGTATCAGTGAGGCCGCGGCCAGCGCACCGAGCAGGATATTGAGCACGAATACGTCACGCACAACCTGGATGACCTTGAAGCCGTTATCTGTCGCGCGCTGATAGAAGTGGGTCCGGTGCGCCTCCCAGACCTTCTCGCCTCGGGATAGCCGGAGCGCCAAGGTGATTGTCGCGTCGGCGAGATAGTAGAGCGGCAGCAGCAGTGCTGCGACGAGATGGCCTTGCCCGGCAAGCTGCACCAGGCACCAGGCGATCAAAAGACCGATGGGCAGGCTGCCGACGTCCCCCAGGAAAAGCCGCGCGACCGGCCGGTTGAACGGGGCAAAGCCGAGGAGGGCGCCGGCAAGCGCGAGCGCAAGCGGGACTACGTCGGTGGTCCAGCCGGCGAGAGCGAAGGCCGACAATGCGACCGTCATGGGCAGCATCTCGGCGACCGTCATCCAGTCGAGCCCGTCCATGAAGTTCACCAGATTGATGAACCAGAGCATTGCGAGCAGCAGCAGGCTGCGTTCGAGCCAGAGCGGGAGAAACGGTGCGATGTGCAACTGGGCCGGCAGGACAATCAGCGCGGCGGTGACGGCCGCGACCTGCATCGCCAGGCGCGGCAGCACGGGGAGCGGACGCAGATCATCCATCGCACCGACCAGCGCGAGGAAGATCGCTGCCGCCAGGACAATCGCAAGAGCATATGTGCCGGTGGCATGGGTCCACAGCCCTGCAAATGCAACGGTCAGGACGGTTGCCGCGATGACGGCGATGCCGCCGCCTTGTGGCGTCGGTTCGCTATGCGAGGAGCGGGTATTTGGCCGGGCCAGGGCATAGCGGACGAGCAGGGGGCGCAACACGACGATCAGCGCGGCGCAGAGGACCGCCGAGACAACAGGAATAGCCGCGAGGAGCAGCGGCTGTTGCAAAAGCTGATCGATCGCCATCATGCGGCGTGTCTAGTAAATGGTTGGGAGGCTGACAACTGTCGGCGTCATCGCGCGATCATGGAGCGATAGAGCTCCAGCGTGGTCTGGCCGATGGCGCGGGCCGACATCTTCTCGGCCACGAGCTCGCGGGCGGCGGCACCATAGCGGGCGCGCAGCTCGGGCGATTCGGCCAGCGTGGCGATGGCGTCTGCCAGGGCCGAGGGATCCTCGATGGGGACCAGCAGACCCGTGCGATCATGGATGACGATTTCGCGGCAGCCAGGCGCGTCCGTCGATACCATTGGCCGGCCGAAGGCTGCGGCTTCGAGCAGGCTTTTCGGCAGACCCTCCCGGTGCGAGGGCAGGGCCGCGATATGCGAGCGCTGCCATAGCGAGGCGATGTCGTCGACATGGCCGAGCCAGGTGATGCCGGGTTCGCGGTTCCAGGCCTGGGCCTCCTGCAGGGACACCGAGGCGGGGTTGGCCGGATCGGGCTCGCCCGCGATGTGGAGATGGATGTCGAGACCGCGCTGCCGTAACAGCCGATGCGCCGAGAGCAGCGCCCGGATTCCTTTGTCGGTCAAAAGCCGCCCGGCGAAGCCGACGGTGATCGGCCCCTCCGGCTCAGGCAGCGGCTGCAATGCGTCGGTATCGACGCCGGATCCGGGGATCAAGGCGAGATGGCCGCCGGAAATCCCGATTTGCTCGAGCGCGGCCTGGTCGTCGGGATTCTGCACCAGGGTGACCGCGTGCTGGCGGTTCAGCAGGAATTTCAGGGTTGCGGTCATCGCCCGGCGGAAAAATCCGGAGCGGGACTGGCCGCCGGTAAACGTATAGCCGAGACCGGTCAGCGCATTGACTTGCGGCCGGTTAGCACCCAGCGAGGCCAGCCCGCCGAGCACGCAGCATTGCAGGCCGACATGATGTACGAGCGTCGGCCCGACGGCCTTCCCGACCCGCCGCAGGGCCAGGATGGTCGACAGCGCCGCCAGCGGCGACAGGCGACCGCGCACGAAGGGGATCGGGTGCAGCGTGAAGCCGTGGGCGCGGATGGCCTCCGCATCTTCTCCAATGCGGGTGGCGACATGAACGCTGAAGCCGGCCTCACGGGCGGCGCTGGCCATCGGCAACCGGTGCGACAGGAAGGCCCAGTCTTCGGAGACGACGTAAAGGATCGAGCCGCGCAGGGGCTGTATTTCGGCTCCGGCGATGAATTGTTGTTGGGGGCGTTCCGCAAAGGCCATTTCGGCGCAGTCTATCTATTGCCTGATGAAGTCTTGGACAGTGAAGTCTTGGTTAGTGAAGTCTTGGTCGGGGAAGAGGTGATGAAGACTTGAGCAGCAGCTATCTCATT is drawn from Bradyrhizobium prioriisuperbiae and contains these coding sequences:
- a CDS encoding SDR family NAD(P)-dependent oxidoreductase, coding for MTWRNWLIAAHDVLATAAAVLVTFFVRFEGSSFFDRLPVLFWILPYFLVLSFVVCYLFKLTATKWRFISFPDLLNIVRVATVLAVALLILDYILLAPNVYGTFFFGKVTIILYWFIEIFFLSGARLAYRYFRYTRTRNQARVVDAVPALLIGRAADAEVLLRAIENGAVKRLWPVGVLSPSPSDRGQLIRGVPVLGNLEDLADVVGDFARREKPIDRVVMLPSAFEPEVQPESVLTRSRKLGLTVSRLPSLDESQDAPRLAPVAVEDLLLRPSVKIDYRRLEALVKGKSVVVTGGGGSIGSEICERMVTFGAARLLIIEHAEPALHAVVEQLSARGSAAVIEGRIADIRDRDRIMRLMHEFKPSIVFHAAALKHVPILERDWAEGVKTNIFGSVNVADAALASGAEAMVMISTDKAIEPVSMLGLTKRFAEMYCQALDRYLASKGNGKPPMRLISVRFGNVLASNGSVVPKFKAQIEAGGPVTVTHPDMVRYFMTIREACDLVVTAATHALQPQRPDVSVYVLNMGQPVKIVDLAERMIRLSGLQVGYDIEIVFTGIRPGERMNEILFAHEEPTTDIGIAGIVAARPNEPPLDTLRGWLLSLEKAVATEDRSVIEVVLKDAVPEFKAGAA
- a CDS encoding DUF4214 domain-containing protein, coding for MYGTTEDLFGTTVHDVKSPGGAVYALYDAILDRTPDPLGFEGWVSAIEHGTSLHDVTAAFWLSGSPISYQRIGQRRFC
- a CDS encoding glycosyltransferase family 4 protein, giving the protein MMAIDQLLQQPLLLAAIPVVSAVLCAALIVVLRPLLVRYALARPNTRSSHSEPTPQGGGIAVIAATVLTVAFAGLWTHATGTYALAIVLAAAIFLALVGAMDDLRPLPVLPRLAMQVAAVTAALIVLPAQLHIAPFLPLWLERSLLLLAMLWFINLVNFMDGLDWMTVAEMLPMTVALSAFALAGWTTDVVPLALALAGALLGFAPFNRPVARLFLGDVGSLPIGLLIAWCLVQLAGQGHLVAALLLPLYYLADATITLALRLSRGEKVWEAHRTHFYQRATDNGFKVIQVVRDVFVLNILLGALAAASLILTSFEIDLLLCVTGAIAVAIVLRRFSRIKGYRLTKPLRTPK
- a CDS encoding glycosyltransferase family 4 protein — encoded protein: MAFAERPQQQFIAGAEIQPLRGSILYVVSEDWAFLSHRLPMASAAREAGFSVHVATRIGEDAEAIRAHGFTLHPIPFVRGRLSPLAALSTILALRRVGKAVGPTLVHHVGLQCCVLGGLASLGANRPQVNALTGLGYTFTGGQSRSGFFRRAMTATLKFLLNRQHAVTLVQNPDDQAALEQIGISGGHLALIPGSGVDTDALQPLPEPEGPITVGFAGRLLTDKGIRALLSAHRLLRQRGLDIHLHIAGEPDPANPASVSLQEAQAWNREPGITWLGHVDDIASLWQRSHIAALPSHREGLPKSLLEAAAFGRPMVSTDAPGCREIVIHDRTGLLVPIEDPSALADAIATLAESPELRARYGAAARELVAEKMSARAIGQTTLELYRSMIAR
- a CDS encoding DUF4214 domain-containing protein; its protein translation is MVDYVLEGPKWGTASFGTAGGIVTWAVDATVPASFLAELSAAFADWSHYANIEFQEVASTAVSQIDFTMSAIDGLNQILGETSFYYSGSKFISAAIEFDTGEGWHLSGSQIISNSAVNLFQVALHEIGHAIGLDHYNATPAIMNAYLNTSVTDLAQSDIDGVQALYGSAPPQNLFGATVHDVQGPGGEIYALYDAILGRTPDPLGFEGWVSLLEHGTSLHEVAARILASPEAQLHLGAADNATFVEQLYQTALHRQPEAAGLQGWTNALNQGMSRADIAIAFALSTENVSGMQASLNAGVFAPDLDASNVARLYYGLLGRAPDAAGLAGWTNVIKDGASLTSIAQAFLNSTEYNSSHAGMSDAQFVDSLYVNALGRHADSAGLQGWVNALANGTSHADVAIGIAESAEALNHHLSHIEQSWLLV